The Oxyura jamaicensis isolate SHBP4307 breed ruddy duck chromosome 28, BPBGC_Ojam_1.0, whole genome shotgun sequence genome contains a region encoding:
- the TIMM13 gene encoding mitochondrial import inner membrane translocase subunit Tim13 translates to MESGFGSDFGSDFGSGGGGGGKLDPGLIMEQVKVQIAVANAQELLQRMTDKCFRKCIGKPGGSLDNSEQKCIAMCMDRYMDSWNTVSRAYNSRLQRERANM, encoded by the exons ATGGAGAGCGGCTTCGGCTCCGACTTCGGCTCCGACTTCGGctccgggggcggcgggggagggAAGCTGGACCCGGGGCTCATCATGGAGCAGGTGAAGGTGCAGATCGCCGTGGCCAACGCGCAGGAGCTCTTACAG CGCATGACGGACAAATGCTTTCGGAAGTGCATCGGGAAGCCGGGCGGCTCGCTGGACAACTCGGAGCAG AAGTGCATCGCCATGTGTATGGACCGCTACATGGACTCCTGGAACACGGTTTCCCGAGCCTACAACTCGCGGCTGCAGCGGGAGAGAGCCAACATGTGA